The genomic region ACTTCTCCTGCAAGCTCCAGTAACAGAGGAGCTACTAACGACTCTCTAATTTGCGTAAACTTTCGAGCAATTTCAATAACCTCATTATCATAAGCCCAAGGTGGGACAGAGAACTGCATAGAGGGCATAAAAGCAGAAACTTCCAACCATCTGATGTAGAGTTCCCGGTCTGGCAATTTGTCAGCATTGACTTTATTACTAGCGTATGCATTTCCGCCAATCATGTCAGGTAAGATGAAAGGATATCCCAGCATGCTTATGGTAAGAACTGTAGGTATTAGGGATTTGAGCCCCAATTCATATCCCCACACAGAGTCCCGGTCAATGATTCTAAAAAAGCAGGATATGTTCTGTGACTGATAACCAACTCTCAGCTCAGCCTGTTCGTAAAATGTAATTGCCATTTCCGAGTATCTCCTGCTAAATATGCTTGGATCAGACAAAGGCTTAAATGTACTGAACTGTTTAGGAAGAAAACTGGTCTCACCAGCATCAAATTTAAAAGATGAAATCCCATATTTTGTTGTGAGTTGTCTTAAATTATTCTGAAACCACTCTCTTGCTTGGGGGTTTGTAAAATCAAGTATTGCTCCTATACCATTCCACCACTGAACCATAGCAGGAAGCCGACCAGTCGGCTCTTTAACAAACAGCTGTTTTTCAATTCCCACTCCAAAATTAGATGAGTTATAATTTATAAAAGGATGAATCCAAAGTGTTACTTTAAAACCATCTTCCTTTAGCTTTTTGAATATTTCTGTGGCATTTGGAAACTTTATTGGATCAAAGTCAAAATCACCATATGTTTTTGTGTACATGTCATCTACCTCTATGTGGCTGTAATTAAacttgtatttctttattttctctGTGAATCGCAATAGCTTATCTTGGTCAATAGCCGTTTTAAATATAGCCCATGTAGACCAAATTGGATATTTGAACATGTTTACAGATGGAATCTTGGTGGGCTTGTAAAAATACCTTCTCACCATATACTTATGGATAGATGTAACATCAGATCCGACACAAACACGGTAACTTAGCTCTGGGAAGGGCTGTTGCCCCACTGGAGGTCTGTAGGGTGAGTCCTTATATCTGGCTTCAAAAAACAGAGACTTTTCTGTACTATTCCATCCAAGATGGAAAGGTACAGAGTCATTAATTTTAATAGCTGCGGCTTTTGATGACAACCAGTAACGTTCAAGTATTCCACCAAAGCTGTCCCTAAGAGCATATATGTCACTAGTTACAAATGGCTTGGGCTCCTGGTATCCAAACAGTCTAATAGGCCAGTGTTGTGTACTCATTTCAGCTCCTCCGTACCAGTATGCATCATCCCAGTACATGGTATGTTGGACGTCTGTGTCTGCTACAAACTCTTCCCATCGTACTCTGTAGCACATGACTGTATCTTTGGGCATTACCGTCTGAATGAAGAAATTTAACTTCCCTTTGTCTGACTTTGTACAAGATAAAATCTCACCATACTTGGCACAAGACTCTAGATCAAGAGACCCAGACTGGAATGCCATTCGGAAGACTTTCTGTCCTTGCTGGTTGTGTATTGTAAAGCCATCTTTCCTCAAATCTAAAAGTTTAGTTTTTAGTCTATCTGCTTTTCTGAGGGAGACCGAGTAGTAGCTCCATGAAACAACAGCAAATATAACAAGTATGAGACCCAGAAGGAAAGCACCAATCAAATGCTTCTGTTTTTTAGGCAGCTTCTGCTTGACAGGAGTGAAGTTTTCTGGGAGGAACGTGTACATTGTGACCCAGATGTGAAACAGTGACTTACAAATATGTCTAGAAACAACGTCAAATTAGACCTTTAATTCCAAATGCAAAAcctaaaggaaaaagaaagaaatgatgtTAGTTTACCTTTCTaattccaaataataataataaaaaaaaaaatatgttcatcaCCATAGGTGCATTTCTATGTTATACAATTATAAATAGCTTACATTTAAGATTAAATTTATAACACAAAGATTCAATTAAATTCTAAAAACGTTCTCAATACAATTGGAAGTGTAGGTCTTAATTTGCTAAGGTCACTTTTTTGATGACTTTAATGGGGAAAAGAAAATCATTCTTACTCACCCCCCATGATTTGAACAAAGTGTGGTACCCGAATAGCGCCACTCACCCCCCATGATCTGTACAGAGCGTCCTACCCGAATACTGCCTCTCAACCCCCATGACCTGTACAGAGTGTCCAACCCGAATACAGCCTCTCACCCCCCATGATCTGCACAGTGTCCAACCCGAATACCGCCTCTCACCCCCCATGATCTGCACAGAGTCCGACCCGAATACTGCCACTCACCCCCCATGTTCTGTACAGAGCGTCCTACCCGAATACTGCCCCTCACCCCCATGATCTGCACAGTGTCCTACCCGAATACTGCCTCTCAACCCCCATGATTTGTACAGAGTGTCCAGCCCGAATATCGCCTCTCACCCCCCATGATCTGCACAGTGTCCGACCCGAATACTGCCTCTCACCCCCCATGATCTGCACAGTGTCCTACCCGAATACTGCCACTCACCCCCATGATCTGTACAGAGTGTCCTACCCGAATACCGCCTCTCACCCCCATGATCTGTACAGAGTGTCCTACCCGAATACCGCCACTCACCCCACGTAATCTGTACAGAGTGCCCTACCCGAATGCCGCCTCTCACCCCCCATGATCTGCACAGTGTCCTACCCGAATACTGCCTCTCACCCCCCATGATCTGTACAGTGTCCTACCCGAATACTGCCTCTCACCCCCATGATCTGTACAGAGTGTCCTACCCGAATACTGCCTCTCACCCCCATGATCTGTACAGAGTGTCCTACCCGAATACTGCCTCTCACCCCCCATGATCTGTACAGAGTGTGCTACCCGAATACTGCAACTCACCCCCCATGATCTGTACAGAGTGTGCTACCCGAATACTGCCACTCACCCCCAATGATCTGTACAGAGTGTGCTACCCGAATACTGCCTCTCACCCCCCATGATTTGTACAGAGTGTCCTACCCGAATACTGCCTCTCACCCCCCATGATCTGTACATAAATACTGCCACTCACCCCCAATGATCTGTACATAAATACTGCCACTCACCCCCAATGATCTGTACATAAATACTGCCTCTCACCCCCCATGATCTGTACAGAGTGTGCTACCCGAATACTGCCTCTCACCCCCCATGATCTGCACAGTGTCCTACCCGAATACCGCCTCTCACCCCCCATAATCTGCACAGTGTCCTACCCGAATACTGCCACTCACCCCCCATGATCTGTACAGAGTGTGCTACCCGAATACTGCCTCTCACCCCTCATGATTTGTACAGAGTGTCCTACCCGAATACTGCCACTCACCCCCCATGATCTGTACAGAGTGTGCTACCCGAATACTGCCTCTCACCCCCCATGATTTGTACAGAGTGTCCTACCCGAATACTGCCTCTCACCCCCCATGATCTGTACAGAGTGTCCTACCCGAATACTGCCTCTCACCCCCCATGATCTGTACAGAGTGTCCTACCCGAATACTGCCTCTCAACCCCCATGATCTGTACAGAGTGTGCTACCCGAATACTGCAACTCACCCCCCATGATCTGTACAGAGTGTGCTACCCGTATACTGCCTCTCACCCCCCATGATCTGTACAGAGTGTGCTACCCGTATACTGCCTCTCACCCCCCATGATCTGTACAGAGTGTGCTACCCGAATACAGCCTCTCATCCCCAATGATCTGTACATAAATACTGCCACTCACCCCCAATGATCTGTACATAAATACTGCCACTCACCCCCAATGATCTGTACATAAATACTGCCTCTCACCCCCCATGATCTGTACAGAGTGTGCTACCCGAATACAGCCTCTCACCCCCCATGATCTGTACAGAGTGTGCTACCCGAATACTGCCTCTCACCCCCATGATCTGTACAGAGTGTGCTACCCGAATACTGCCTCTCACCCCCATGATCTGTACAGAGTGTGCTACCCGAATACTGCCTCTCACCCCCATGATCTGTACAGAGTGTGCTACCCGAATACTGCCTCTCACCCCCATGATCTGTACAGAGTGTGCTACCCGAATACTGCCTCTCACCCCCATGATCTGTACAGAGTGTGCTACCCGAATACTGCCTCTCACCCCCCATGATCTGTACAGAGTGTGCTACCCGAATACTGCCTCTCACCCCCCATGATCTGTACATGAATACTGCCTCTCACCCCCCATGATCTGTACATGAATACTGCCTCTCACCCCCCATGATCTGTACATGAATACTGCCTCTCACCCCCATGATTTGTACAGAGTGTGCTACCCGAATACTGCCTCTCACCCCCCATGATCTGTACAGAGTGTGCTACCCGAATACTGTCTCCCCCCCCCCTATGATCTGTACAGCGTGTCCTACTCGAATACTGCCTCTCACCCCCCATGATCTGTACAGAGTGCCCTACCCGAATACTGCAACTCACCCCCCATGATCTGTACAGAGTGTGCTACCCGAATACTGCCTCTCAACCCCCATGATCTGTACAGAGTGTGCTACCCGAATACTGCCTCACACCCCCCATGATCTGTACAGAGTGTCCTACCCGAATACTGCCTCTCACCCCCCATGATCTGTACAGAGTGTGCTACCCGAATACTGCAACTCACCCCCCATGATCTGTACAGAGTGTGCTACCCGAATACTGCCTCTGACCCCCCATGATCTGTACAGAGTGTGCTACCCGAATACTGCCTCTCACCCCCCATGATCTGTACATAAATACTGCCACTCACCCCCAATGATCTGTACAGAGTGTGCTACCCGAATACTGCAACTCACCCCCCATGATCTGTACAGAGTGTGCTACCCGAATACTGCAACTCACCCCCCATGATCTGTACAGAGTGTGCTACCCGAATACTGCCTCTCACCCCCCATGATCTGTACAGAGTGTGCTACCCGAATACTGCCTCTCACCCCCCATGATCTGTACAGAGTGTGCTACCCGAATACTGCCTCTCACCCCCATGATCTGTACAGAGTGTGCTACCCGAATACTGCCTCTCACCCCCCATGATCTGTACAGAGTGTGCTACCCGAATACTGCCTCTCACCCCCCATGATCTGTACATGAATACTGCCTCTCACCCCCCATGATCTGTACATGAATACTGCCTCTCACCCCCCATGATCTGTACATGAATACTGCCTCTCACCCCCATGATTTGTACAGAGTGTGCTACCCGAATACTGCCTCTCACCCCCCATGATCTGTACAGAGTGTGCTACCCGAATACTGCCTCTCACCCCCCATGATCTGTACAGCGTGTCCTACTCGAATACTGCCTCTCACCCCCCATGATCTGTACAGAGTGCCCTACCCGAATACTGCAACTCACCCCCCATGATCTGTACAGAGTGTGCTACCCGAATACTGCCTCTCAACCCCCATGATCTGTACAGAGTGTGCTACCCGAATACTGCCTCACACCCCCCATGATCTGTACAGAGTGTGCTACCCGAATACTGCCTCACACCCCCCATGATCTGTACAGAGTGTCCTACCCGAATACTGCCTCTCACCCCCCATGATCTGTACAGAGTGTGCTACCCGAATACTGCCACTCACCCCCCATGATTTGTACAGAGTGTGCTACCCGAATACTGCCTCTCACCCCCCATGATCTGTACAGAGTGTGCTACCCGAATACTGCAACTCACCCCCCATGATCTGTACAGAGTGTCCTACCCGAATACTGCCACTCACCCCCATGATCTGTACAGAGTGTGCTACCCGTATACTGCCTCTCAACCCCCATGATCTGTACAGAGTGTGCTACCCGAATACTGCCTCTCAACCCCCATGATCTGTACAGAGTGTGCTACCCGAATACTGCAACTCACCCCCCATGATCTGTACAGAGTGTGCTACCCGTATACTGCCTCTCAACCCCCATGATCTGTACAGAGTGTGCTACCCGAATACTGCCTCTCACCCCCCATGACCTGTACAGAGTGTGCTACCCGAATACTGCCTCTCACCCCCCATGATCTGTACAGAgtatctctcctgtattagcgagtatataataatatcactatacacatgacagctgctaactctctcctgtattagcgagtatataataatatcactatacacatgacagctgctagctctctcctgtattagcgagtatataataatatcactatacacatgacagcagctagctctctcctgtattagcgagtatataataatatcactatacacatgacagctgctaactctctcctgtattagcgagtatataataatatcactatacacatgacagctgctaactctctcctgtattagcgagtatataataatatcactatacacatgacagctgctctctcctgtattagcgagtatataataatatcactatacacatgacagctgctagctctctcctgtattagcgagtgtataataatatcactatacacatgacagctgctagctctctcctgtattagcgagtatataataatatcactatacacatgacagctgctagctctcctgtattagcgagtatataataatatcactatacacatgacagctgctaactctctcctgtattagcgagtatataataatatcactatacacatgacagctgctaactctctcctgtattagcgaatatataataatatcactatacacatgacagctgctaactctctcctgtattagcgagtatataataatatcactatacacatgacagctgctagctctcctgtattagcgagtaataataatatcactatacacatgacagctgctagctctcctgtattagcgagtatataataatatcactatacacatgacagctgctagcgctctcctgtattagcgagtgtataataatatcactatacacatgacagctgctaactctctcctgtattagcgagtgtataataatatcactatacacatgacagctgctagctctctcctgtattagcgagtgtataataatatcactatacacatgacagctgctaactctctcctgtattagcgagtatataataatatcactatacacatgacagctgctaactctctcctgtattagcgagtatataataatatcactatacacatgacagctgctctctcctgtattagcgagtatataataatatcactatacacatgacagctgctagctctctcctgtattagcgagtgtataataatatcactatacacatgacagctgctagctctctcttgtattagcgagtgtataataatatcactatacacatgacagctgctagctctctcctgtattagcgagtgtataatatcactatacacataacagctgctagctctctcctgtattagcgagtatataataatatcactatacacatgacagctgctagctctctcctgtattagcgagtgtataataatatcactatacacatgacagctgctagctctcatgTATTagtgagtatataataatatcactatacacatgacagctgctagctctctcctgtattagcgagtatataataatatcactatacacatgacagctgctagctctctcctgtattagcgagtgtataataatatcactataaacatgacagctgctagctctctcctgtattagcgagtatataataatatcactatacacatgacagctgctagctctctcctgtattagcgagtgtataatatcactatacacataacagctgctagctctctcctgtattagcgagtatataataatatcactatacacatgacagctgctagctctctcctgtattagcgagtatataataatatcactatacacatgacagctgctagctctctcctgtattagcgagtgtataataatatcactataaacatgacagctgctagctctctcctgtattagcgagtatataataatatcactatacacatgacagctagctctctcctgtattagcgagtatataataatatcactatacacatgacagctgctagctctctcctgtattagcgagtatataataatatcactatacacatgacagctgctctctcctgtattagcgagtatataataatatcactatacacatgacagctgctagctctcctgtattagcgagtatataataatatcactatacacatgacagctgctagctctctcctgtattagcgagtgtataataatatcactatacacatgacagctgctagctctcctgtattagcgagtatataataatatcactatacacatgacagctgctagctctctcctgtattagcgagtgtataataatatcactatacacatgacagctgctagctctctcctgtattagcgagtatataataatatcactatacacatgacagctgctagctctctcctgtattagcgagtatataataatatcactatacacatgacagctgctagctctctcctgtattagcgagtatataataatatcactatacacatgacagctgctagctctctcctgtattagcgagtgtataataatatcactatacacatgacagctgctagctctctcctgtattagcgagtatataataatatcactatacacatgacagctgctagctctctcctgtattagcaagtatataataatatcactatacacatgacagctgctagctctctcctgtattagcaagtatataataatatcactatacacatgacagctgctagctctcctgtattagcgagtatataataatatcactatacacatgacagctgctagctctctcctgtattagcgagtatataataatatcactatacacatgacagctgctagctctctcctgtattagcgagtatataataatatcactatacacatgacagctgctagctctctcctgtattagcgagtatataataatatcactatacacatgacagctgctagctctctcctgtattagcgagtatataataatatcactatacacatgacagctgctagctctctcctgtattagcgagtatataataatatcactatacacatgacagctgctagctctctcctgtattagcgagtatataataatatcactatacacatgacagctgctagctctctcctgtattagcgagtatataataatatcactatacacatgacagctgctagctctctcctgtattagcgagtgtataataatatcactatacacatgacagctgctagctctctcctgtattagcgagtatataataatatcactatacacatgacagctgctagctctctcctgtattagcgagtatataataatatcactatacacatgacagctgctagctctctcctgtattagcgagtatataataatatcactatacacatgacagctgctagctctctcctgtattagcgagtatataataatatcactatacacatgacagctgctagctctctcctgtattagcgagtatataataatatcactatacacatgacagctgctagctctctcctgtattagcgagtatataataatatcactatacaca from Bombina bombina isolate aBomBom1 chromosome 2, aBomBom1.pri, whole genome shotgun sequence harbors:
- the MYORG gene encoding myogenesis-regulating glycosidase produces the protein MYTFLPENFTPVKQKLPKKQKHLIGAFLLGLILVIFAVVSWSYYSVSLRKADRLKTKLLDLRKDGFTIHNQQGQKVFRMAFQSGSLDLESCAKYGEILSCTKSDKGKLNFFIQTVMPKDTVMCYRVRWEEFVADTDVQHTMYWDDAYWYGGAEMSTQHWPIRLFGYQEPKPFVTSDIYALRDSFGGILERYWLSSKAAAIKINDSVPFHLGWNSTEKSLFFEARYKDSPYRPPVGQQPFPELSYRVCVGSDVTSIHKYMVRRYFYKPTKIPSVNMFKYPIWSTWAIFKTAIDQDKLLRFTEKIKKYKFNYSHIEVDDMYTKTYGDFDFDPIKFPNATEIFKKLKEDGFKVTLWIHPFINYNSSNFGVGIEKQLFVKEPTGRLPAMVQWWNGIGAILDFTNPQAREWFQNNLRQLTTKYGISSFKFDAGETSFLPKQFSTFKPLSDPSIFSRRYSEMAITFYEQAELRVGYQSQNISCFFRIIDRDSVWGYELGLKSLIPTVLTISMLGYPFILPDMIGGNAYASNKVNADKLPDRELYIRWLEVSAFMPSMQFSVPPWAYDNEVIEIARKFTQIRESLVAPLLLELAGEVTVTGDPIVRPIWWISPNDETAHKIDSQFLIGDTLMVAPVLEPGKQERDVYIPSGRWRSYKGELFVKTPFLFTDYPVDLDEVAYFIWVS